The Juglans microcarpa x Juglans regia isolate MS1-56 chromosome 2S, Jm3101_v1.0, whole genome shotgun sequence genome has a window encoding:
- the LOC121252225 gene encoding BAG family molecular chaperone regulator 8, chloroplastic-like, whose product MACHHHQSHPTPTNTTTCFHNFCCCCSCCSCSPPQVSPPLQDPLLHALAAHILHSAPLNHEQHHHHDPYSQSTKLNTHNLHPQNPYQNHQRRSQNQRFQETHGTGSMLSSLLRRIESLESSLLQVSTSSTSPCSCSPYSLRDLSARVIQTHFRAFLVRRSRTLRHLKDLAVIKSTFNSLKSSLSTETHFDCDALSHKAMDLLLKLDTIQGGDPMIREGKRSISRDLVRFLEFMDEVSVKRHGLSFKTSKNVNFGHPNGDKSRVLRTKIKSMDGQRDMIEKLRTRVEKISELSKIYQNEENTELEGFLQVSYDDEENPPRFVIRGNNGRISNGVLVKRKGAQSKVKKSVSFADNGNVYRVYSDIHEPISSEDDPCLDDSISSGHHGEEDLTKTVCKGFPRGTEDDEKAHSENGESPRSSDGERSPRRISRREASHEIGGHIRVQNGNYAFSAPLPLKMESKAVTR is encoded by the exons ATGGCCTGCCATCACCACCAAAGCCACCCTACCCCCACCAACACCACCACCTGTTTCCACAACTTTTGCTGCTGTTGCAGCTGCTGCAGCTGCAGCCCACCGCAAGTTTCCCCTCCATTACAAGACCCACTTCTCCATGCCCTTGCTGCTCACATTCTTCACTCTGCCCCTCTCAACCATGAGCAACACCATCATCACGATCCCTATTCTCAATCTACGAAACTTAACACCCACAATCTCCATCCTCAAAACCCCTACCAAAATCATCAACGACGATCCCAAAACCAACGCTTCCAAGAAACCCATGGGACCGGCTCAATGCTTTCCTCTTTGCTTCGCCGCATCGAGTCCCTGGAGTCCTCTCTCCTCCAAGTTTCTACTTCTTCCACATCTCCATGTTCTTGTTCCCCGTACTCTCTCAGAGACTTATCCGCTCGTGTTATACAAACCCATTTCCGCGCGTTCCTTGTTCGCAGATCAAGAACTTTAAGACATCTCAAAGACCTCGCTGTCATCAAGTCCACTTTCAACTCCCTCAAATCCTCGCTTTCCACCGAGACCCACTTCGATTGCGACGCTCTTTCTCACAAAGCAATGGATTTGCTTCTCAAGCTTGACACTATTCAG GGTGGAGACCCAATGATTAGGGAAGGGAAGAGGTCGATTAGCAGAGATTTGGTGCGCTTCTTGGAGTTCATGGATGAGGTTTCAGTAAAAAGGCATGGGCTTTCCTTCAAAACGAGTAAGAATGTGAATTTTGGTCATCCAAATGGTGATAAATCTAGGGTTTTGCGCACCAAGATAAAAAGTATGGATGGGCAGAGGGATATGATAGAGAAACTGAGGACCAGAGTCGAAAAGATTAGTGAGCTTTCTAAGATTTATCAAAACGAAGAAAACACCGAGCTTGAGGGGTTCCTGCAAGTCAGTTATGATGACGAGGAAAACCCACCCAGATTTGTCATCAGAGGAAATAATGGGCGAATTAGTAATGGGGTTTTGGTGAAACGGAAGGGGGCTCAATCTAAGGTTAAGAAAAGTGTGAGCTTTGCAGATAATGGGAACGTGTATAGGGTTTATAGCGACATCCACGAGCCAATTTCAAGTGAGGATGATCCTTGCTTGGATGACAGTATTTCCAGTGGTCATCACGGAGAGGAAGACCTCACAAAGACCGTGTGCAAGGGCTTTCCTCGAGGGACTGAGGATGATGAGAAGGCACACTCGGAAAATGGAGAATCACCCCGGTCCAGTGATGGGGAAAGAAGTCCAAGAAGGATTTCGAGAAGGGAAGCAAGTCATGAAATTGGAGGGCATATTCGGGTTCAAAATGGGAATTATGCATTCTCTGCTCCTTTGCCTTTGAAGATGGAGTCTAAAGCTGTGACTCGATGA
- the LOC121252294 gene encoding protein FAR1-RELATED SEQUENCE 5-like, translating to MTVRKRDNGKWYVAKLEKNHNHELVTPAMRQFLRSHKQEYDPCKSLSNFFGSPEMGLNSPASVLTEDSYSCRKMVFTAQNSVKYAGKGRLGTFGIDAQSLLVFFSAMQASDPAFYYAIQVDEEDRLSSVFWVDTRSRISYNCFSDVVAFDTTYQVNRYKMPFAPFTGVNHHNQSVLFGCALLADETESTFIWLFTTWLEAMSGKQPGLIITDYDSAISRAVEQVCSHSRHRYCKWHIISKMPREMGDTYSSLPRTF from the coding sequence ATGACGGTGAGAAAACGAGATAATGGGAAATGGTATGTGGCAAAACTAGAGAAGAACCACAATCATGAGCTCGTGACTCCAGCAATGCGGCAGTTTCTTAGGTCACATAAGCAGGAGTATGATCCCTGTAAAAGTTTGAGCAACTTTTTTGGTTCCCCCGAAATGGGTTTAAACAGTCCTGCAAGTGTCTTGACTGAAGATTCCTACAGTTGTAGAAAAATGGTATTTACTGCACAGAATAGTGTCAAGTACGCGGGAAAGGGAAGGTTGGGCACATTTGGAATAGATGCCCAAAGTCTGCTCGTGTTTTTTAGCGCTATGCAAGCTAGTGATCCTGCATTTTATTATGCGATACAGGTTGATGAAGAAGATCGGCTAAGTAGCGTATTCTGGGTTGACACAAGATCAAGAATTTCTTACAATTGTTTCTCTGATGTCGTAGCCTTTGATACCACTTATCAAGTGAACCGATATAAAATGCCATTTGCGCCTTTTACTGGAGTAAATCATCATAATCAGTCAGTGCTGTTTGGCTGTGCATTGCTTGCAGATGAGACAGAATCCACATTCATTTGGCTTTTCACTACTTGGCTCGAGGCAATGTCTGGCAAGCAACCTGGCTTAATTATAACCGACTATGATTCAGCCATCAGTAGAGCAGTAGAACAGGTTTGCTCACACTCAAGGCATCGATATTGCAAGTGGCATATCATAAGCAAAATGCCCAGGGAGATGGGAGATACATATAGCTCACTGCCTAGAACATTTTAA
- the LOC121252198 gene encoding probable galacturonosyltransferase 14 isoform X2 codes for MQLHFSPSMKSITISSSNGFIDLMKIKVAARHFSYRTLFHTILILAFLLPFVFILTAVVTLEDCLGRRLGPRFLGRVDDSGRLVRDFYKILNQVNTEEIPHGLKLPDSFSQLVSEMKNSHYDARTFAFMLRAMMEKFERDIRESKFTELMNKHFAASSIPKGIYCLSLRLTDEYSSNAHARKQLPPPELLPVLSDNSYHHFILSTDNILAASVVVASTVQSSLKPEKIVFHVITDKKTYAGMHSWFALNPVFPAIVEVKGVHQFDWLTRENVPVLEAVENQNGIRNYYHGNHVAGANFSDTTPRTFASKLQARSPKYISLLNHLRIYIPELFPNLDKVVFLDDDVVIQRDLSPLWEIDLGGKVNGAVETCKGEDEWVMSKHFRNYFNFSHPLIAKNLDADECAWAYGMNIFDLSTWRKTNIRETYHSWLRENLKSNMTIWKLGTLPPALIAFKGHVFPIDPSWHMLGLGYQNNTNIESVKKAAVIHYNGQSKPWLQIGFEHLRPFWTKYVNYSNDFIRNCHILES; via the exons ATGCAGCTTCACTTCTCGCCTAGCATGAAAAGCATCACGATATCCAGCAGCAATGGGTTTATTGACTTGATGAAGATCAAAGTCGCAGCTCGCCACTTCTCCTATCGGACCCTCTTCCACACCATTCTAATCCTCGCTTTCTTGTTGCCCTTTGTCTTCATTCTCACGGCTGTTGTTACACTTGAAG ATTGTTTAGGCAGGCGTTTGGGACCTAGGTTTCTGGGAAGGGTTGATGATTCAGGA AGACTGGTTAGAGACTTCTACAAGATTCTTAACCAAGTGAACACTGAGGAAATCCCACATGGTCTAAAGCTGCCAGATTCATTTAGTCAACTTGTTTCCGAAATGAAGAACAGCCATTATGATGCAAGGACCTTTGCTTTCATGTTAAGGGCAATG ATGGAGAAATTTGAAAGGGACATTAGGGAGTCTAAATTTACGGAGCTGATGAACAAACACTTTGCTGCTAGTTCCATACCAAAAGGGATCTACTGTCTGTCTCTTCGTTTGACTGATGAATATTCCTCAAATGCCCATGCACGCAAACAGTTGCCTCCTCCAGAGCTACTCCCTGTGCTCTCTGACAACTCCTATCACCACTTTATCCTGTCAACTGATAACATTTTGGCTGCTTCAGTGGTAGTTGCTTCTACTGTCCAGTCATCTCTAAAACCTGAAAAAATTGTCTTCCATGTCATCACTGACAAGAAAACTTATGCGGGTATGCACTCATGGTTTGCATTAAACCCCGTCTTCCCAGCTATTGTTGAAGTGAAAGGTGTTCACCAGTTTGACTGGTTAACAAGAGAAAATGTTCCCGTACTTGAAGCTGTAGAGAACCAAAATGGGATCAGGAATTACTATCATGGTAATCATGTTGCAGGAGCCAATTTCAGTGATACAACTCCAAGAACATTTGCTTCAAAATTGCAAGCTAGAAGTCCAAAGTATATATCCTTACTCAACCATCTTCGTATATATATACCAGAG CTCTTTCCAAACCTCGATAAGGTCGTCTTTTTAGATGATGATGTTGTGATTCAGCGTGATTTGTCTCCACTTTGGGAAATTGACCTTGGGGGAAAGGTTAATGGAGCTGTTGAAACTTGCAAAGGTGAAGATGAGTGGGTCATGTCTAAGCATTTCAGGAACTACTTCAATTTTTCCCATCCTCTTATAGCAAAGAATTTGGATGCTGATGAATGCGCATGGGCTTATGGGATGAATATCTTTGATCTTAGCACTTGGAGGAAGACAAATATAAGAGAAACATACCATTCTTGGTTGAGAGAG AATCTAAAGTCAAATATGACAATATGGAAACTTGGGACCTTACCACCTGCTTTGATTGCATTTAAAGGTCATGTTTTCCCAATTGATCCATCATGGCACATGCTTGGCCTGGGCTATCAGAATAACACCAATATTGAGAGTGTGAAAAAAGCTGCAGTTATCCACTATAATGGCCAGTCGAAACCATGGTTGCAGATTGGCTTTGAGCATCTCCGACCATTTTGGACCAAGTATGTCAATTACTCCAAtgattttataagaaattgCCACATCTTGGAATCGTAG
- the LOC121252198 gene encoding probable galacturonosyltransferase 14 isoform X1, whose amino-acid sequence MQLHFSPSMKSITISSSNGFIDLMKIKVAARHFSYRTLFHTILILAFLLPFVFILTAVVTLEGVNKCSSFDCLGRRLGPRFLGRVDDSGRLVRDFYKILNQVNTEEIPHGLKLPDSFSQLVSEMKNSHYDARTFAFMLRAMMEKFERDIRESKFTELMNKHFAASSIPKGIYCLSLRLTDEYSSNAHARKQLPPPELLPVLSDNSYHHFILSTDNILAASVVVASTVQSSLKPEKIVFHVITDKKTYAGMHSWFALNPVFPAIVEVKGVHQFDWLTRENVPVLEAVENQNGIRNYYHGNHVAGANFSDTTPRTFASKLQARSPKYISLLNHLRIYIPELFPNLDKVVFLDDDVVIQRDLSPLWEIDLGGKVNGAVETCKGEDEWVMSKHFRNYFNFSHPLIAKNLDADECAWAYGMNIFDLSTWRKTNIRETYHSWLRENLKSNMTIWKLGTLPPALIAFKGHVFPIDPSWHMLGLGYQNNTNIESVKKAAVIHYNGQSKPWLQIGFEHLRPFWTKYVNYSNDFIRNCHILES is encoded by the exons ATGCAGCTTCACTTCTCGCCTAGCATGAAAAGCATCACGATATCCAGCAGCAATGGGTTTATTGACTTGATGAAGATCAAAGTCGCAGCTCGCCACTTCTCCTATCGGACCCTCTTCCACACCATTCTAATCCTCGCTTTCTTGTTGCCCTTTGTCTTCATTCTCACGGCTGTTGTTACACTTGAAGGTGTCAACAAGTGTTCCTCATTTG ATTGTTTAGGCAGGCGTTTGGGACCTAGGTTTCTGGGAAGGGTTGATGATTCAGGA AGACTGGTTAGAGACTTCTACAAGATTCTTAACCAAGTGAACACTGAGGAAATCCCACATGGTCTAAAGCTGCCAGATTCATTTAGTCAACTTGTTTCCGAAATGAAGAACAGCCATTATGATGCAAGGACCTTTGCTTTCATGTTAAGGGCAATG ATGGAGAAATTTGAAAGGGACATTAGGGAGTCTAAATTTACGGAGCTGATGAACAAACACTTTGCTGCTAGTTCCATACCAAAAGGGATCTACTGTCTGTCTCTTCGTTTGACTGATGAATATTCCTCAAATGCCCATGCACGCAAACAGTTGCCTCCTCCAGAGCTACTCCCTGTGCTCTCTGACAACTCCTATCACCACTTTATCCTGTCAACTGATAACATTTTGGCTGCTTCAGTGGTAGTTGCTTCTACTGTCCAGTCATCTCTAAAACCTGAAAAAATTGTCTTCCATGTCATCACTGACAAGAAAACTTATGCGGGTATGCACTCATGGTTTGCATTAAACCCCGTCTTCCCAGCTATTGTTGAAGTGAAAGGTGTTCACCAGTTTGACTGGTTAACAAGAGAAAATGTTCCCGTACTTGAAGCTGTAGAGAACCAAAATGGGATCAGGAATTACTATCATGGTAATCATGTTGCAGGAGCCAATTTCAGTGATACAACTCCAAGAACATTTGCTTCAAAATTGCAAGCTAGAAGTCCAAAGTATATATCCTTACTCAACCATCTTCGTATATATATACCAGAG CTCTTTCCAAACCTCGATAAGGTCGTCTTTTTAGATGATGATGTTGTGATTCAGCGTGATTTGTCTCCACTTTGGGAAATTGACCTTGGGGGAAAGGTTAATGGAGCTGTTGAAACTTGCAAAGGTGAAGATGAGTGGGTCATGTCTAAGCATTTCAGGAACTACTTCAATTTTTCCCATCCTCTTATAGCAAAGAATTTGGATGCTGATGAATGCGCATGGGCTTATGGGATGAATATCTTTGATCTTAGCACTTGGAGGAAGACAAATATAAGAGAAACATACCATTCTTGGTTGAGAGAG AATCTAAAGTCAAATATGACAATATGGAAACTTGGGACCTTACCACCTGCTTTGATTGCATTTAAAGGTCATGTTTTCCCAATTGATCCATCATGGCACATGCTTGGCCTGGGCTATCAGAATAACACCAATATTGAGAGTGTGAAAAAAGCTGCAGTTATCCACTATAATGGCCAGTCGAAACCATGGTTGCAGATTGGCTTTGAGCATCTCCGACCATTTTGGACCAAGTATGTCAATTACTCCAAtgattttataagaaattgCCACATCTTGGAATCGTAG
- the LOC121252179 gene encoding pentatricopeptide repeat-containing protein At3g26782, mitochondrial, with protein MKVFPTLAPFRSHYFFGNLYRHHYSTNHNLTTWFNKYVDKTNVSSWNSVIADLARGGDSVEALRAFSSMRKLSLRPDRSSFPCAIKSCSALFDLHSGKQAHQQALVFGFDSDIFVSSSLIDMYSKCGELRDARALFDEIPRRNVVSWTSMITGYVQNDDAHEALSLFKKFLIEESENGKYGEGYIDSVAMIPVLSACSRLSVKGITEGVHGFVVKKGFEGDLGVGNTLMDVYAKGGELGVSWKLFDGMAEKDTVSWNSIIVMFAQNGLFAEALDVFNGMLRNGCVSHNAVTLSAVLLACANSGALRIGTCIHDQVIKMGLEDNVFVATSVVDMYSKCGRVEMARNAFDCMKEKNVKSWTAMIAGYGMHGRAIEALEVFYKMITAGVKPNYVTFISVLAACSHAGLLGEGWHWFNSMNHEFGIEPGVEHYACMVDLLGHAGHLNIAYDLIKGMKVRPDSVVWSSLLGACRFHKNVELGEVSARKLFELDPVNYGYHVLLLNIYADAGRWEDVERMKIHMKNGQLVKSPGFSLVELKGRVHIFLVGDREHPEHEKIYTYLEKLTMKLQDFGYIPNITSVLHDIDEEEKEMTLRVHSEKLAVAFAIMNSAPGTSIQVVKSLRICGDCHSVLKLISKIVHREIVVRDSKRFHHFHNGLCSCGDYL; from the exons ATGAAGGTTTTTCCAACTCTCGCTCCCTTTCGATCACATTACTTCTTTGGAAACCTTTACAGACACCACTATTCAACCAACCACAACCTCACAACCTGGTTTAACAAATACGTAGACAAAACGAATGTCTCCTCCTGGAACTCCGTCATCGCCGACTTGGCTCGGGGCGGAGACTCCGTTGAAGCTCTTCGTGCCTTCTCGTCCATGCGAAAGCTCTCTCTCAGACCGGACCGTTCCTCTTTCCCCTGCGCGATCAAATCCTGCTCCGCTTTGTTCGATCTTCATTCAGGCAAGCAAGCCCACCAGCAAGCTCTGGTGTTTGGATTTGATTCGGACATCTTTGTGTCGTCGTCTCTAATTGACATGTACTCCAAGTGTGGGGAGTTGAGGGACGCAAGAGCGTTGTTCGATGAAATTCCTCGCAGAAATGTGGTGTCTTGGACGTCCATGATCACTGGGTATGTCCAAAACGACGACGCCCACGAGGCCttatctctttttaaaaagtttttgatTGAGGAGAGTGAGAATGGGAAATATGGTGAAGGTTATATTGATTCGGTTGCTATGATCCCGGTTCTCTCTGCTTGTTCTCGTTTATCCGTGAAGGGAATTACGGAGGGGGTTCATGGGTTTGTGGTAAAGAAGGGCTTTGAGGGGGATTTGGGTGTTGGGAATACTTTGATGGATGTGTATGCCAAGGGCGGCGAGCTGGGAGTGTCTTGGAAGTTGTTTGACGGGATGGCAGAGAAGGATACGGTTTCTTGGAATTCGATAATTGTGATGTTTGCACAAAATGGGCTGTTCGCAGAAGCTTTGGACGTTTTCAATGGGATGTTAAGGAATGGTTGTGTCAGCCACAATGCGGTGACTTTATCAGCCGTGTTATTGGCCTGTGCGAACTCAGGGGCTCTGCGAATTGGGACATGCATACATGATCAG GTTATAAAAATGGGATTGGAGGACAATGTATTTGTGGCTACCTCTGTTGTTGACATGTATAGCAAATGTGGGAGAGTTGAAATGGCAAGAAATGCATTTGATTGCATGAAGGAGAAGAATGTAAAGTCATGGACTGCTATGATTGCTGGTTATGGAATGCATGGCCGAGCCATAGAAGCTCTGGAAGTCTTCTATAAGATGATTACCGCTGGGGTCAAACCAAATTATGTCACTTTTATCTCAGTTCTAGCTGCTTGCAGCCATGCCGGTCTTTTAGGAGAAGGTTGGCATTGGTTTAACTCCATGAACCATGAATTTGGCATTGAACCTGGGGTAGAGCACTACGCATGTATGGTTGATCTTCTTGGGCATGCCGGCCATCTCAACATCGCTTATGATTTGATCAAGGGAATGAAGGTGAGGCCTGACTCTGTGGTCTGGAGTTCCCTTCTTGGGGCTTGTAGATTTCACAAAAACGTTGAGCTGGGTGAGGTTTCTGCtagaaaattgtttgaattagaCCCAGTTAATTATGGGTATCATGTCTTGCTTTTAAACATATATGCTGATGCTGGAAGGTGGGAAGATGTTGAGAggatgaaaatacatatgaagaaTGGTCAACTGGTCAAATCACCTGGATTCAGTTTGGTTGAGCTAAAAGGGAGAGTTCACATATTTTTGGTTGGAGATAGAGAGCACCCAGAACACGAGAAGATTTACACGTACTTGGAAAAACTAACCATGAAGCTGCAAGACTTTGGCTATATACCCAATATTACATCAGTTCTTCATGACATCGAtgaggaagagaaggaaatgaCGCTTCGAGTTCATAGCGAGAAGCTGGCAGTTGCTTTTGCAATTATGAATTCTGCTCCTGGCACATCAATCCAGGTTGTTAAGAGTCTTAGAATCTGTGGTGACTGTCACTCTGTGCTTAAGTTGATTTCCAAGATAGTTCACCGAGAAATTGTGGTTCGAGATTCAAAGCGATTTCATCATTTCCACAATGGCTTGTGTTCTTGTGGGGattatttgtga
- the LOC121252164 gene encoding chaperone protein ClpB3, chloroplastic-like: MASAATSFSGVSLSLSQPVRTKCCNTNALFAQTPRLSPAKRKSVRALKSLQLYRNGAFPNGFQRFCRTSRPLVVRCEASNGKIAQQDFTDMAWQAIVSSPEVAKENKHQIVETEHLLKSLLEQKNGLARRIFSKAGVDNTRLLEATDKFIQRQPKVLGESVGSMLGRDLEALVQRAREYKKEYGDSFVSVEHLVLGFLQDQRFGKRLYRDFQITLQTLKSAIEAIRGRQSVIDQDPEGKYEALEKYGKDLTAMAKEGKLDPVIGRDDEIRRCIQILSRRTKNNPVLIGEPGVGKTAISEGLAQRIVQGDVPQALMNRKLISLDMGALIAGAKYRGEFEDRLKAVLKEVTDSDGQIILFIDEIHTVVGAGATNGAMDAGNLLKPMLGRGELRCIGATTLDEYRKYIEKDPALERRFQQVYVDQPSVEDTISILRGLRERYELHHGVRISDSALVAAAILSDRYISGRFLPDKAIDLVDEAAAKLKMEITSKPTVLDEINRSVLKLEMERLSLMNDTDKASKDRLNRLEAELSLLKEKQAQLTEQWEHEKSVMTRIQSIKEEIDRVNLEIQQAEREYDLNRAAELKYGSLNSLQRQLGTAEKELVEYMNTGKSMLREEVTENDIAEIVSKWTGIPVSKLQQSDREKLLHLEEELHKRVVGQDPAVKAVAEAIQRSRAGLSDPHRPIASFMFMGPTGVGKTELAKALASYLFNTEEALVRIDMSEYMEKHAVSRLIGAPPGYVGYEEGGQLTETVRRRPYAVILFDEIEKAHSDVFNVFLQILDDGRITDSQGRTVSFTNTVIIMTSNVGSQYILNMDNDTLPKELAYETIKQRVLDAARSIFRPEFMNRVDEYIVFQPLDQDQINRIVRLQLERVQARLADRKITIQVTEAAVQLLGSLGYDPNYGARPVKRVIQQNVENELAKGILRGEFKDEDRVLIDTEVTAFSNGQLPQQKLVFKKLETGSETPDADKEASLQEA, encoded by the exons ATGGCCTCCGCGGCGACTTCCTTCTCCGGGGTCAGTCTCAGTCTTTCGCAGCCGGTTCGGACCAAATGCTGCAATACAAATGCCCTCTTCGCTCAGACTCCGCGGCTCTCTCCCGCGAAACGCAAATCTGTCAGGGCCTTGAAATCGCTGCAACTGTACAGAAACGGTGCCTTTCCAAACGGGTTTCAGAGATTTTGTCGGACTTCTCGGCCGCTTGTTGTTCGCTGTGAAGCTTCAAATGGAAAG ATAGCCCAACAAGATTTTACGGACATGGCATGGCAAGCAATTGTCTCATCCCCAGAAGTGGCAAAAGAGAACAAGCATCAGATAGTGGAGACAGAGCATTTGTTGAAATCCTTGTTGGAGCAGAAGAATGGGCTTGCTCGCCGGATTTTCTCTAAGGCTGGAGTTGACAATACCCGCCTTCTCGAGGCCACTGATAAGTTCATCCAACGTCAACCAAAG GTTCTTGGAGAATCAGTTGGTTCAATGTTAGGACGTGATTTGGAAGCCTTGGTTCAACGAGCCAGGGAATACAAGAAAGAGTATGGGGATTCATTTGTGTCCGTTGAGCATCTGGTTCTTGGTTTTCTACAAGATCAACGATTTGGGAAGCGGTTATATAGAGATTTTCAAATAACACTGCAAACTTTGAAGTCTGCAATAGAAGCTATAAGGGGACGCCAATCAGTTATCGACCAAG ATCCAGAGGGGAAGTATGAAGCACTGGAAAAATATGGGAAAGATTTGACAGCCATGGCAAAAGAAGGAAAGCTTGACCCAGTAATAGGAAGAGATGATGAAATACGCAGGTGCATCCAGATTCTTTCCAGGAGAACAAAGAACAATCCCGTTCTAATTGGTGAGCCTGGTGTAGGGAAAACTGCAATTTCTGAAGG GCTTGCTCAAAGAATTGTGCAAGGAGACGTACCTCAAGCTCTGATGAATCGTAAG CTAATATCCCTTGACATGGGTGCACTAATTGCTGGGGCAAAGTATCGGGGAGAATTTGAGGATAGACTGAAGGCTGTGCTCAAGGAAGTTACAGACTCAGATGGCCAAATTATCCTCTTCATTGATGAGATCCATACAGTTGTTGGGGCGG GTGCTACAAATGGCGCAATGGATGCAGGCAATCTATTGAAGCCTATGCTTGGCCGGGGAGAGTTGCGGTGTATCGGTGCCACAACTCTGGATGAGTATCGCAAGTATATTGAGAAAGATCCAGCATTGGAGCGTCGTTTTCAGCAAGTTTATGTTGATCAACCTTCGGTTGAAGATACCATTTCTATACTGCGAGGACTGCGTGAAAGGTATGAGTTGCATCATGGAGTCCGCATTTCTGACAGTGCACTTGTGGCAGCTGCAATTCTTTCAGACCGTTACATCAGCGGCCGGTTTTTACCTGACAAAG CTATTGACCTAGTTGATGAAGCAGCTGCCAAACTGAAAATGGAAATTACATCAAAACCAACTGTTCTTGATGAGATCAACCGTTCGGTGTTGAAGCTGGAAATGGAGAGGCTCTCTCTTATGAATGATACTGATAAAGCTTCTAAAGATAGGCTGAACCGGCTTGAGGCTGAGTTGTCTCTCCTCAAGGAGAAACAAGCCCAGCTTACTGAACAGTGGGAGCATGAAAAGTCTGTCATGACTCGCATTCAGTCAATCAAAGAGGAG ATTGACAGAGTAAATCTTGAGATCCAGCAGGCTGAACGGGAGTATGATCTTAATCGTGCTGCTGAACTGAAGTATGGCAGCCTCAATTCTTTGCAACGACAACTTGGAACTGCAGAAAAAGAATTGGTCGAATATATGAATACAGGGAAGTCCATGCTTAGGGAGGAGGTTACAGAAAATGACATTGCTGAAATTGTTAGTAAATGGACGGGTATCCCTGTTTCCAAGCTTCAGCAATCAGACAGGGAGAAGCTCTTACATTTGGAGGAAGAGCTACATAAACGTGTTGTGGGTCAAGATCCTGCAGTGAAAGCTGTAGCAGAGGCTATTCAGCGATCTCGAGCTGGTCTCTCAGATCCTCACCGTCCAATTGCTAGTTTTATGTTCATGGGTCCCACTGGCGTTGGGAAGACGGAACTAGCCAAGGCACTTGCCTCTTATTTATTCAACACAGAAGAAGCTCTTGTTCGAATTGATATGAGTGAATACATGGAAAAGCATGCTGTTTCAAGATTGATCGGGGCCCCACCTGGTTATGTGGGATATGAGGAAGGTGGACAGCTGACAGAGACAGTTCGCAGGAGGCCGTATGCAGTCATTTTGTTTGATGAGATAGAAAAGGCGCATTCTGACGTGTTTAATGTATTTCTTCAGATTTTAGATGATGGGAGAATAACTGATTCCCAGGGTCGCACTGTGAGTTTTACCAACACAGTCATAATTATGACATCAAATGTGGGTTCCCAGTACATACTCAACATGGACAATGACACCTTGCCAAAGGAATTAGCATATGAAACTATTAAGCAGCGGGTACTTGATGCTGCAAGATCAATCTTTCGGCCCGAGTTCATGAACAGGGTTGATGAATATATAGTATTCCAGCCTCTCGATCAGGATCAGATAAACAGAATTGTCAGGTTACAG TTGGAGCGAGTGCAAGCCAGGCTTGCAGACAGGAAGATAACAATCCAGGTGACTGAGGCAGCTGTTCAGCTTCTTGGAAGTCTTGGGTATGACCCAAACTATGGTGCTAGGCCAGTCAAACGAGTGATTCAGCAGAATGTTGAAAATGAACTGGCAAAGGGAATCTTGAGGGGAGAGTTCAAGGATGAAGACAGAGTGTTAATAGATACAGAAGTTACTGCTTTTTCCAATGGCCAGCTTCCCCAACAAAAACTAGTCTTCAAGAAGCTTGAAACTGGTTCAGAAACTCCAGATGCAGACAAAGAAGCTAGTCTTCAGGAAGCCTGA